The Catenulispora sp. GP43 genome contains the following window.
GACCGGGACGGCGAAGTCCGCGCCGGTGGTGCGCGACGCGCTCGCCGCGCTCGGGGTCGGTCCGCAGGACCTGCGCACCATCGTGGTCACGCACATCCACCTGGACCACGCCGGCGGCGTCGGGGACCTGGCGGCGATGTTCCCGAACGCGGAGATCGTGGTCCACGCCTCCGGCGCGAAGCACCTCGTGGACCCGACCCGGCTGATGTCCAGCGCACGCCGGGTGTTCGGCTCGTTGATGGACGACGTGTTCGGGCCGCTGCTGCCGACGGAGGCACGCCGGGTGCGCGCGGTGGAGGACATCGGCTCGATCGACCTCGGCGGCGGCCGGCGCCTGGAGACCCACCACACCCCCGGCCACGCCCGCCACCACGTCGGCCTGATCGACAACGTCACCGGCGACCTGTACGTCGGCGACGCCGCCGGCCTCTACATCCCCTCCGACGACCCCGACCAGCCCGGCGACGTCCGCCCCGGCACTCCCCCGCCGGACTTCGACCTGCCGCTGGCCCTGAACTCCCTGGAGAAGTTCCGCACCCTGCGCCCCACCCGCCTGCTGTTCAGCCACTACGGCCCGGTCCGCGACGTCACCGACATCCTGGCCCGCGCCGAGGAGGAGGTGCGGCTGTGGGTGGAGCTGGTGCGCGACGCCCGCACCAGCCGCCTGGACCTGGACCACGCGATCGAGATGGTGCGGGAGAAGACCGCGGCGCGTTACCCGGTGGAGAACGCGAATCAGGAGACGCAGACGAAGTTCGAGGAGCTGTCCTCGTACGCGTCGAACATCGTGGGGATCAACAAGTACCTGGACAAGGCGGACGGGTGGGAGCATCCGATGGCCGACGCGGCGAGCGCGGGATGAGCGTGACTGTCGTCAGGTCCACCAATCGGTTTATCGACAAGTCAGCAAGAGCGGGAACGCCTCGACGACGTCTTTGACGACGGAGGTGGCTGCCGGAGCAGCGGATTCGCGGCCACGATCGACCCAGACCGTCCGCAGACCCACCGCCGCACCTCCGCCGATGTCAGCACCGGGATTGTCCCCGACCATCCACCCGCCGTCGGCCAGGGCACAGCCCGCACCCTCGGCGGCGATCCGGAAGATCTCCGTATCAGGCTTGCGCACCCCCAGCGCCCCGGACACCGCCACGGAATCCACCAGCCGGTCCAGCCCGGTGCGCTCGATCTTCCCGAGCTGATTGTCCGCCTCGCCGTTGCTCACGATCCCCAACCGCCATCCGGCACGCCGCAAATCCGCCAGCCCGTCGCGCACCTCGTCGCGCAACTCCACGAGCTCTGGCATACGCGTGCGGTAGAGCCGCCACAAAACCTCCACAGGCTCGGCGAGCCCATAGCGCTCCCGCACCCTGGCGAAGAACTCATCGCGTCTCTGATACGGATCCCAGGCCTGGACCAGCCATTCCTCGGCTTCCGGCGGTAACGCATAGCCACGCACGAAGTCTTGCGCGAAGCGCCGGAAGGCCGGAGCCAGGGCGATGAGGGTGTCGTCCAAGTCGAACAGCGCCAGCGGGGCCATGGCGATGATCGTACCGACCGCTACATTGGTAGGAGCCCTCCGAGTCGGCGGGCCATTACCACTCCGGGAGGGACGCCGCAGTGACCGAAGCCGTCGTCGAGACCACCGAACCCGTCATCGCCCCCGCCCCGGCCGAAGCCGCCATCACCACCGAGGCCGAACTGCGCGCGCTGCTCGGCGAGCCGATGGAGCGCGCGATCACCAAGGAGCGCGTCCGGCTCAAGCCGATCGACCGGCAGTGGCTGGCCGCCTCGCCGCTGTGCTTCCTGTCCACCAGCGACGAGCTGGGCAACTGCGACGTCTCCCCCAAGGGCGACCCAGCCGGTTTCGTGAAGGTCCTGGACGACACCCGGCTGGCCATCCCGGAGCGGCCCGGCAACCGGCGTGCCGACGGGTATCACAACATCCTGCGCAACCCGCACGTCGGCCTGATCTTCGTGGTGCCGGGGCGCAACGAGACGCTGCGTATCAACGGCCGGGCGCGGCTGGTGCGCGACGCGGCGTACTTCGACGACATGGTCGTCAAGGGGCACCGGCCGATCATGGCGCTGGAGGTGGAGATCGAGCAGATCTTCTTCCACTGCCCGAAGGCCTTCCTGCGCTCGGCGCTGTGGAAGCCGCCGACGTGGGACCCGGACCAGCTGCCGCCGCACGCCGCCATCGTGAAGTCGGTGCAGTGGACCCGCGAATCGCTGGAGGAGCTGACCGAGTACTACGGCGCGAGCTACGAGAAGAGCATCTACGTCACCAAGAAGTAGCAGCTCAGCGGCGTCGCCGAGGAGCACTTGTCGGCGGCGGCCGGTAGCGTCGGACCATGGCGTTCACCTATCAAGTCGTCGTCGACTCCGCCGACCCGCACACCCTGGCCGACTGGTGGGCCGAAGCGATCGGCTGGGACCTGGAGCCGTCGAACGAGGAGTTCATCCGCGAGATGGTCGCCGAGGGGCACGCGAGCCAGGCCGACACCAAG
Protein-coding sequences here:
- a CDS encoding MBL fold metallo-hydrolase, which gives rise to MSNPASSDGSPVSTDLGSQTHQIDTLMSGHTGITAGYAILGDHPALIETGTAKSAPVVRDALAALGVGPQDLRTIVVTHIHLDHAGGVGDLAAMFPNAEIVVHASGAKHLVDPTRLMSSARRVFGSLMDDVFGPLLPTEARRVRAVEDIGSIDLGGGRRLETHHTPGHARHHVGLIDNVTGDLYVGDAAGLYIPSDDPDQPGDVRPGTPPPDFDLPLALNSLEKFRTLRPTRLLFSHYGPVRDVTDILARAEEEVRLWVELVRDARTSRLDLDHAIEMVREKTAARYPVENANQETQTKFEELSSYASNIVGINKYLDKADGWEHPMADAASAG
- a CDS encoding HAD family hydrolase, with the protein product MAPLALFDLDDTLIALAPAFRRFAQDFVRGYALPPEAEEWLVQAWDPYQRRDEFFARVRERYGLAEPVEVLWRLYRTRMPELVELRDEVRDGLADLRRAGWRLGIVSNGEADNQLGKIERTGLDRLVDSVAVSGALGVRKPDTEIFRIAAEGAGCALADGGWMVGDNPGADIGGGAAVGLRTVWVDRGRESAAPAATSVVKDVVEAFPLLLTCR
- a CDS encoding pyridoxamine 5'-phosphate oxidase family protein encodes the protein MAPAPAEAAITTEAELRALLGEPMERAITKERVRLKPIDRQWLAASPLCFLSTSDELGNCDVSPKGDPAGFVKVLDDTRLAIPERPGNRRADGYHNILRNPHVGLIFVVPGRNETLRINGRARLVRDAAYFDDMVVKGHRPIMALEVEIEQIFFHCPKAFLRSALWKPPTWDPDQLPPHAAIVKSVQWTRESLEELTEYYGASYEKSIYVTKK